In one window of Borrelia anserina Es DNA:
- a CDS encoding alanine--tRNA ligase has protein sequence MKLDELRRKYIEFFRSKGHCEIAGKSLIPDNDSTVLFNTAGMQPLVPYLLGEIHPSGDMLVNVQKCLRTGDIDEVGDLSHLTFFEMLGNWSLGAYFKELSVKYSFEFLTSPDYLNISKDKLYVSVFEGDENVPRDIETAKVWEGLGIPKDRIFYLSREHNFWGPVGNIGPCGPDTEIFVDTGKEKCSSTCDITCACGKYFEIWNNVFMQYKRDENGNYEELDRKCVDTGMGIERTITFLQGKSSVYDTDAFKPIIDKIGEFSGKIYGQNLKDDRAIRIIADHIKASCFILADNFSFLPSNVGQGYVLRRVIRRAIRYAKKLGMESYVLADLVDSVEDVYKSFYKELTEKKDFIKAELNVEEEKFLKTLRHGEQEFLKLIHKLPSKVIPGDISFKLYDTYGFPYEITEELAAEHGFSVDKTGFEEHFKKHQEISKKGLDKIFKGGLSDCTYETTKLHTATHLLHKALQLVLGDHVRQKGSNITAERLRFDFNHPCKMTDSEIKRVEDLVNLQIKNKLSVKRFVMSLDDAVAKGAMALFGEKYEDIVSVYEIDGFSIEVCGGPHVKNTGELGTFKIQKEQASSSGVRRIKAVLLD, from the coding sequence GTGAAACTTGATGAATTACGTAGAAAGTATATAGAATTTTTTAGGAGTAAAGGTCATTGTGAAATTGCAGGAAAGTCTTTAATTCCTGATAATGATTCTACAGTTCTTTTTAATACGGCTGGCATGCAGCCTCTTGTACCTTATCTGCTTGGAGAGATACATCCATCTGGAGATATGTTAGTTAATGTTCAGAAATGTTTAAGAACAGGAGACATTGATGAAGTGGGAGATCTGAGCCATTTAACTTTTTTTGAGATGCTTGGAAATTGGTCTCTTGGTGCTTATTTTAAAGAACTTTCTGTAAAATATAGTTTTGAGTTTTTAACTTCGCCTGATTATTTAAATATTTCAAAAGATAAACTTTATGTTAGTGTTTTTGAGGGTGATGAGAATGTGCCTCGGGATATAGAGACTGCTAAGGTGTGGGAAGGTCTTGGAATACCTAAAGATAGAATATTTTATCTCTCAAGAGAGCATAATTTTTGGGGGCCTGTTGGGAATATAGGACCTTGTGGGCCAGATACTGAAATATTTGTGGATACGGGTAAAGAGAAATGTTCCAGTACATGTGATATTACATGTGCTTGTGGTAAGTATTTTGAGATTTGGAATAATGTTTTTATGCAATATAAAAGAGATGAAAATGGGAATTACGAAGAACTGGATCGGAAATGCGTGGATACAGGCATGGGAATTGAGAGGACAATTACTTTTTTACAAGGAAAGTCTTCAGTTTATGACACAGATGCTTTTAAACCGATAATTGATAAGATAGGGGAATTTTCTGGTAAGATTTATGGACAGAATTTAAAAGATGATAGAGCTATTCGAATAATTGCTGATCATATTAAAGCTAGTTGTTTTATTTTAGCTGATAATTTTTCATTTCTTCCTTCTAATGTGGGACAAGGTTATGTTTTGAGAAGGGTAATTAGGAGGGCCATTAGATATGCAAAGAAACTTGGAATGGAATCTTATGTTTTAGCAGATCTTGTTGATTCGGTTGAAGATGTTTATAAGTCTTTTTATAAGGAGTTAACAGAAAAGAAAGATTTTATTAAGGCTGAGTTAAATGTAGAGGAAGAAAAATTTTTAAAGACTTTGCGTCATGGTGAGCAAGAGTTTCTTAAATTAATTCATAAGTTACCATCAAAAGTAATTCCTGGTGATATTTCTTTTAAACTTTACGATACTTATGGGTTTCCTTATGAAATAACGGAAGAACTTGCAGCCGAACATGGGTTTAGTGTAGATAAAACAGGCTTTGAAGAGCATTTTAAAAAGCATCAGGAAATTTCTAAGAAAGGACTTGATAAGATCTTTAAAGGAGGACTTTCAGATTGTACATATGAAACTACTAAGTTACATACAGCTACTCATTTGCTTCATAAGGCGCTTCAGTTAGTTTTAGGTGATCATGTAAGACAGAAGGGTAGCAATATTACTGCTGAGAGGCTAAGATTTGATTTTAATCATCCTTGTAAGATGACAGATAGTGAGATAAAGAGAGTTGAAGATTTGGTTAATTTACAGATTAAAAATAAATTGTCTGTAAAGCGATTTGTGATGAGTCTGGATGATGCTGTAGCCAAGGGTGCTATGGCTCTATTTGGTGAAAAATATGAAGATATTGTAAGTGTATATGAAATAGATGGGTTTTCAATTGAAGTTTGTGGTGGTCCACATGTTAAGAATACTGGTGAGCTTGGTACTTTTAAGATACAAAAAGAACAAGCTTCATCTTCAGGTGTAAGAAGAATAAAGGCAGTTCTGCTCGATTGA
- a CDS encoding 6-phosphogluconolactonase — protein sequence MEFLYSNKDSDLRRKFFDFFLGNVSQDGFASIGVCGGRSIISFLDVFNEQNYSFKKSHFFLVDERCVDLNSDYSNFKLLSEGFFSKMMEKNLICGSNLHPFIYSEFDEALSIHNYNIEFNSRFTRLDFCILSVGEDGHIASLFPSKKLLFSEMEGYQYEYDSPKIPSKRISLTPKSLLASRAAVLLFIGHEKKDALENFLNSEISLRRCPAKIFKDHSSLLVLTNIEGVYAGS from the coding sequence ATGGAATTTTTGTATTCTAATAAAGATAGTGATTTAAGAAGAAAGTTTTTTGATTTTTTTTTAGGTAATGTTAGTCAAGATGGTTTTGCTAGTATTGGAGTTTGTGGTGGTAGGAGTATTATTTCTTTTCTTGATGTCTTTAATGAACAGAACTATTCTTTTAAAAAATCACATTTTTTTTTGGTAGATGAACGTTGTGTTGATTTGAATAGTGATTATAGTAATTTTAAACTTTTAAGTGAAGGATTTTTTTCTAAGATGATGGAAAAGAATTTGATTTGTGGTTCTAATTTGCATCCGTTTATTTACAGTGAATTTGATGAAGCATTATCTATTCATAATTATAATATTGAATTCAATTCTAGATTTACAAGGTTAGACTTTTGCATTTTATCTGTTGGCGAGGATGGTCACATTGCTTCTCTTTTTCCTTCAAAAAAACTTTTGTTCTCTGAGATGGAGGGATATCAATATGAGTATGATTCACCAAAGATTCCGAGTAAGCGAATTAGCTTGACACCTAAATCTTTGCTTGCATCTAGAGCTGCTGTGTTACTATTTATTGGTCATGAAAAAAAAGATGCTTTAGAAAATTTTTTAAATTCAGAAATTTCTTTGAGGAGGTGTCCAGCTAAGATTTTCAAGGACCATTCGAGTTTATTAGTTCTTACAAATATTGAGGGAGTATATGCAGGATCCTAG
- the dusA gene encoding tRNA dihydrouridine(20/20a) synthase DusA: MLINRKIAIAPMVEITDEHFRYLIRLLSKKVTLYTPMISAKSIIKGNLNTIVKKNSTDSPIAIQIATNCENDAAKAIEILENKFNFDEYNLNVGCPSPRVQEANYGACLMRTPIQVGKILQNMKKNTNKPVSVKHRIGIRDNKREYYEENYTELKHFVEKIIECEIKNFTVHARVAILNGYSPKDNHNIPRLRHDLVYRLKQDYKDIFIETNGGITSSNHIETHLSHVDSVMIGRNAARDPYFIAKISREFLEEKEKIPTREEILLKMVEYIKEYDKSFSINIILQHIMRIVFAKKDACKFRQALSAPFPKNLKNHEILLSAIEHLREDTLKSNS; encoded by the coding sequence ATGTTAATAAACCGAAAAATAGCAATAGCACCAATGGTAGAAATTACCGATGAACATTTTAGATACCTAATAAGATTACTATCCAAAAAAGTTACTTTATATACCCCAATGATTTCTGCGAAATCAATCATAAAAGGAAATTTAAACACAATTGTTAAAAAAAACTCTACTGATTCTCCAATTGCAATTCAAATAGCAACAAATTGTGAAAATGATGCTGCAAAAGCCATAGAAATTCTTGAAAATAAATTTAACTTTGATGAATACAATCTTAACGTTGGTTGCCCATCACCTCGGGTACAAGAAGCAAATTATGGTGCCTGTCTCATGCGCACTCCAATTCAAGTAGGTAAAATCTTGCAAAACATGAAGAAAAATACAAACAAACCTGTTTCAGTTAAACATAGAATAGGCATAAGAGATAATAAAAGAGAATATTACGAAGAAAACTACACAGAGCTTAAACACTTTGTAGAAAAAATTATAGAATGTGAAATAAAAAATTTTACAGTTCATGCACGAGTAGCCATACTAAATGGATACTCTCCTAAAGATAACCACAATATCCCGAGACTTAGACATGACCTTGTATATCGATTAAAGCAAGATTATAAAGATATATTTATTGAAACAAATGGGGGAATTACTAGTAGCAATCACATAGAAACACATCTATCTCATGTAGATTCTGTCATGATTGGAAGGAATGCAGCAAGAGATCCATATTTTATTGCAAAAATTTCAAGAGAATTTTTAGAAGAGAAAGAAAAAATTCCAACAAGAGAAGAAATATTGCTAAAAATGGTAGAATATATCAAAGAATATGACAAATCCTTTTCAATTAACATCATACTACAACACATAATGAGAATAGTATTTGCTAAAAAAGATGCTTGCAAATTTAGACAAGCCTTAAGTGCACCTTTTCCTAAAAACCTTAAAAACCATGAAATACTCTTAAGTGCAATTGAACACTTAAGAGAAGATACTTTAAAATCTAATTCTTAG
- a CDS encoding SIMPL domain-containing protein (The SIMPL domain is named for its presence in mouse protein SIMPL (signalling molecule that associates with mouse pelle-like kinase). Bacterial member BP26, from Brucella, was shown to assemble into a channel-like structure, while YggE from E. coli has been associated with resistance to oxidative stress.) — protein sequence MAVVIISDSIRNIGTKNENYITVKGLSEKEVTATSSSWNLQYELGGNTVDEINKLNNASFLAIRDFFVSYGFYKDDINIRGMNFHIANYRDILYKYNAYVSLSIYTKDIDKMEQASRNIIELYNKGVLFSGNDGPSYYFDKINEVKPEMLADSIQNAKWAALEFANNSGAVLGRIKTANQGYFEFLPIDRSSGEHERYSKKILRVVTTVSYYLN from the coding sequence ATGGCAGTAGTTATCATATCTGATAGCATAAGAAATATTGGGACTAAAAATGAAAATTACATTACTGTTAAAGGATTGAGTGAAAAAGAAGTTACTGCAACCTCCTCAAGTTGGAACTTGCAGTATGAGTTGGGTGGAAATACTGTAGATGAGATTAATAAATTAAATAATGCAAGTTTCTTGGCAATAAGAGATTTTTTTGTTAGTTATGGATTTTATAAAGATGATATAAATATTAGAGGTATGAATTTTCACATTGCAAACTATCGTGACATTCTTTATAAGTACAATGCGTATGTATCTTTGAGTATTTATACTAAAGATATTGACAAAATGGAGCAGGCAAGTAGAAATATTATTGAACTTTACAATAAAGGAGTACTTTTCAGTGGTAATGATGGACCGAGTTATTATTTTGATAAAATCAATGAGGTTAAACCTGAAATGCTAGCGGATTCTATTCAGAATGCTAAATGGGCAGCTTTGGAGTTTGCAAATAATTCTGGTGCTGTTTTAGGAAGAATTAAGACTGCAAATCAAGGGTACTTTGAGTTTCTTCCAATTGATAGGAGTTCAGGGGAGCATGAGCGTTATTCAAAAAAGATTTTAAGGGTCGTTACAACAGTTTCTTATTATTTAAATTAA
- a CDS encoding type B 50S ribosomal protein L31, translating to MKKNIHPVSNLVVFKDGANGTMFLTRSTLTSKETVKYNDNKEYPLITVEITSKSHPFYTGQQKFVDAAGRIDKFNKKYKKLK from the coding sequence ATGAAAAAAAATATACATCCTGTTAGTAATTTGGTAGTGTTTAAAGATGGTGCTAATGGCACAATGTTTTTAACTAGATCTACTTTAACTTCGAAGGAAACAGTTAAATATAATGATAATAAAGAATATCCATTAATTACTGTTGAAATTACAAGTAAATCACATCCTTTTTATACAGGTCAACAAAAGTTTGTGGATGCAGCAGGTAGAATTGATAAATTTAACAAAAAGTATAAAAAGCTTAAATAG
- the serS gene encoding serine--tRNA ligase, which translates to MLDLKFIRDNLELIRKNIKARGLTLDINLLILLDNERRKLVTKIGELNSARNENANAMKGKMDDSRRHYLIETGKALKSEIATLEDKLSHLTSRLLVEHKRIPNIFAPDVPIGEDGNVVLKVSGNIPKFDFKPKDHLEIGISLDLFDFERAREVSGNKFYYLKNEAVFLELALINFALNKLKLKGFDLFITPDVAREFIVDGIGFNPRGIESNIYKIEDTDKYLVGTAEITLGGYYYNTILDLESPLKMAGLSHCFRREAGAAGQFSKGLYRVHQFSKVEMFCFCKSEDSDRIHNEFLALEEEIYTDLEIPYRVLNICSFDLGAPAYKKYDIEAWMPGRGDKGEYGEVTSTSNCTDYQSRRLKIRYKDDGQSKFVHMINGTAIASTRTIIAILENFQDERGGVRIPKNLVKYTGFDYISPKN; encoded by the coding sequence ATGCTTGACTTGAAGTTTATAAGGGATAATTTAGAGCTTATTCGAAAAAATATTAAAGCTAGAGGGTTGACATTAGATATTAATCTGTTAATTTTGCTTGATAATGAACGTAGGAAACTTGTTACTAAGATAGGCGAGTTGAATTCAGCAAGAAATGAAAACGCTAATGCTATGAAAGGAAAAATGGATGATTCTCGTAGGCATTATTTAATAGAAACAGGTAAGGCTTTAAAGTCTGAAATTGCAACTTTAGAAGATAAATTGAGTCATTTAACATCTAGGCTTTTGGTTGAACACAAGCGAATTCCAAACATTTTTGCTCCTGATGTTCCTATTGGTGAGGATGGGAATGTTGTGTTAAAAGTGTCAGGAAATATTCCAAAATTTGATTTTAAACCAAAAGATCATTTAGAGATCGGGATTAGTTTAGATCTTTTTGATTTTGAGAGGGCACGTGAGGTTAGCGGCAATAAGTTTTATTATCTTAAAAATGAAGCTGTTTTTTTAGAGCTTGCATTGATTAATTTTGCTTTAAATAAGCTTAAACTCAAGGGATTTGATTTATTCATCACACCTGATGTTGCAAGGGAATTTATAGTTGATGGAATTGGATTTAATCCGCGTGGCATTGAGAGTAATATTTATAAAATTGAAGATACAGATAAATATCTTGTTGGTACAGCTGAGATTACTCTTGGTGGGTATTATTATAATACTATATTAGATCTTGAGTCTCCATTAAAGATGGCGGGACTTTCTCATTGTTTTCGTAGAGAAGCTGGGGCAGCTGGACAATTTTCTAAGGGACTTTATAGAGTGCATCAGTTTAGTAAGGTTGAAATGTTTTGTTTTTGTAAGAGTGAAGATTCTGATCGTATTCACAATGAATTTTTGGCATTAGAAGAAGAGATTTATACCGATCTTGAGATTCCATATAGAGTTTTAAATATTTGTTCTTTTGATCTTGGTGCACCAGCTTACAAGAAGTATGATATTGAAGCTTGGATGCCGGGTAGGGGAGATAAGGGTGAGTATGGGGAGGTAACCTCAACTTCAAATTGTACAGATTATCAGTCAAGGCGCCTTAAGATTAGATATAAAGATGATGGTCAGAGTAAGTTTGTACATATGATCAATGGGACAGCAATAGCCTCAACTAGGACTATCATTGCTATACTTGAGAACTTTCAGGATGAAAGAGGCGGAGTAAGGATACCTAAGAATTTGGTTAAATATACAGGTTTTGATTATATATCACCTAAGAATTAG
- a CDS encoding insulinase family protein, which produces MKRKKIFSLISKTYLEEYDAEGCYFKHESGLEIFELKSNSFKENAFGIAFKTIPTNNTGVAHILEHTIFCGSNKYKIKDPFLYLMKGSLNTFLNAMTFPDKTLYPAASTIQKDYFNLFKIYADAVFNPLLKKEAFMQEGYNINPTNFKLSGIVINEMKGNYSNKNSLINEIAINSLFCEGTYQYDSGGNPINIIDLTYEELIEFYKKHYTLENCKIFLFGNIDTNKNLNFIEKYIIRPYTKEKLNINYTIDKTTRWEKGKTLSHNIPKETENTLGVYAINWLCTDIKNTKENIGLEILSEILLDSSCQFTINMLKSEIGDVIADVSGINTDIKECVFSFGLQNVLPGKEEEFKNMVFNELKNLVKIKIPKELIQGILFGYEFALKEEKGQGWFISLMIKSFKGWIHGMHPTETLQINHHLDEIKNKLERGEPYFENLIEKYLLNNNHYTLIHFNPSDTILKEMEDKIEKKLMDREIDIKKNPEKLAEFTKDYNKFKDYQKKADLKSDIVKLPMIKIEDLPKEVEKSLILNETPELKAHTFELKKNNNIFNVYLFFKLDFLQKEDFMHLSLLKRAIQELSTQNYSYVELNNKIQNTLGEFNIYESYEEDIQGNMINLFNINFKSFNNKIQESFILIKEILININFHDYDRLKEIVLSLKNDFKSRLIPKGHIFATTRAESKLSQSKYLRELQFGITGREYWQKVKTDIESLKELAYNLENLKNKIIFKNNLSSLLIGNTNDVIKRLESKLFILRESLSEKTYINTSIIIQPPSNTLKEIIIIPSEISFNSMCFVSYKITDENYPKINFLTHILRSGTLWEKIRVVGGAYGAFASITNGIFSFTSYRDPNFVKTYQAFEASLEELANHEIKNEELLTYLVGVIGMSTNVKTKATEILESYKRKMLNISDQLRQNIRNAYFQITGRDIKNISGQLLYQLKHKNSITSLVNNTSYENEKEKLESLIGKEYRLKKIY; this is translated from the coding sequence ATGAAAAGAAAAAAAATTTTTAGCTTAATTTCAAAAACCTACCTAGAAGAGTATGATGCTGAAGGATGTTATTTTAAGCATGAAAGCGGATTAGAAATATTTGAATTAAAAAGCAACTCATTTAAAGAGAATGCCTTTGGAATAGCATTCAAAACTATTCCCACAAATAACACTGGAGTCGCCCATATTTTAGAGCACACAATTTTCTGCGGTTCAAATAAATATAAAATTAAAGACCCGTTCCTTTATTTGATGAAAGGCAGTCTAAACACTTTCTTAAATGCAATGACATTTCCAGATAAAACTCTCTATCCAGCAGCATCCACAATCCAAAAAGATTACTTTAACTTATTCAAAATATATGCCGATGCTGTTTTCAATCCATTACTTAAAAAAGAGGCTTTCATGCAAGAAGGTTACAATATAAATCCAACTAACTTTAAACTATCTGGCATTGTTATAAATGAAATGAAAGGTAATTATTCTAATAAAAATTCCTTAATTAACGAAATTGCTATCAACTCCCTCTTTTGTGAAGGTACATACCAATACGACTCTGGTGGCAATCCTATCAATATTATTGACCTTACATATGAAGAACTTATTGAATTTTATAAAAAACACTACACACTAGAAAATTGCAAAATATTTTTATTTGGCAATATCGACACTAATAAAAACCTCAACTTTATTGAAAAATATATAATTAGACCTTACACAAAAGAAAAATTAAATATCAACTATACCATAGATAAAACCACAAGATGGGAGAAAGGCAAAACATTAAGTCACAACATTCCAAAAGAAACTGAAAATACACTCGGAGTATATGCAATAAATTGGCTATGCACTGATATTAAAAATACAAAAGAAAATATTGGACTTGAAATTCTATCAGAAATTCTCCTAGACAGCTCCTGTCAATTCACCATAAACATGCTAAAAAGTGAAATCGGTGATGTAATAGCCGATGTTAGTGGAATCAACACAGACATAAAAGAGTGTGTATTCTCATTCGGCTTACAAAACGTACTTCCAGGCAAAGAAGAAGAATTTAAAAATATGGTTTTTAATGAACTCAAGAATCTTGTTAAGATAAAAATCCCAAAAGAATTAATACAAGGTATTCTCTTTGGTTATGAATTTGCATTAAAAGAAGAAAAAGGACAAGGTTGGTTTATTTCCTTGATGATAAAAAGTTTTAAAGGTTGGATACATGGTATGCATCCAACTGAAACATTACAAATCAATCATCATCTAGATGAGATTAAAAACAAACTAGAAAGAGGAGAACCTTACTTTGAAAACCTAATAGAAAAATACCTACTAAACAATAATCATTACACCTTAATCCATTTCAATCCATCAGATACAATCCTTAAAGAAATGGAAGACAAAATCGAAAAAAAATTAATGGATAGAGAAATTGATATCAAGAAAAATCCAGAAAAACTTGCAGAGTTTACAAAAGATTACAATAAATTTAAAGACTATCAAAAAAAGGCAGACCTAAAGTCCGACATTGTCAAACTTCCCATGATAAAAATAGAAGACTTACCAAAAGAAGTTGAAAAAAGTTTGATTCTTAATGAAACTCCTGAACTTAAAGCACATACATTTGAATTAAAAAAAAATAATAATATCTTCAATGTGTATTTATTCTTTAAATTAGATTTTCTACAAAAAGAAGATTTTATGCATCTCTCTTTGCTAAAGAGGGCCATTCAAGAATTATCTACTCAAAATTATTCCTACGTAGAATTAAATAATAAAATACAAAATACCTTAGGAGAATTCAACATATATGAGAGTTACGAGGAAGATATTCAAGGAAATATGATAAATTTGTTCAATATAAATTTCAAATCATTTAACAATAAAATTCAAGAATCATTTATATTAATTAAAGAAATTTTAATCAATATAAACTTTCATGATTACGATAGATTAAAAGAGATAGTCTTAAGTCTAAAAAATGATTTTAAATCAAGATTAATCCCCAAAGGACACATATTCGCAACAACAAGAGCAGAATCAAAATTAAGTCAAAGCAAATATCTACGAGAACTTCAATTTGGAATTACAGGCAGAGAATACTGGCAAAAAGTCAAAACAGACATAGAATCTTTAAAAGAACTTGCATATAATTTAGAAAATCTAAAAAACAAAATAATTTTTAAAAATAATCTTTCATCATTGCTCATAGGTAATACTAATGATGTCATAAAAAGATTAGAAAGCAAATTATTTATATTAAGAGAAAGCTTAAGTGAAAAGACTTATATAAATACCTCGATTATAATACAACCACCAAGTAATACTTTAAAAGAAATAATTATTATCCCATCGGAAATATCTTTCAACTCAATGTGCTTTGTAAGCTACAAAATAACAGATGAAAATTATCCAAAAATAAATTTCTTAACACATATATTAAGAAGTGGAACTTTATGGGAAAAAATAAGAGTTGTTGGTGGAGCATACGGAGCATTTGCATCCATTACAAACGGAATATTTTCTTTTACATCATATAGAGATCCGAACTTTGTAAAAACATATCAAGCTTTTGAAGCATCCTTGGAAGAACTAGCTAATCATGAAATCAAAAACGAAGAGCTTCTCACATATTTAGTAGGAGTAATTGGTATGAGTACAAATGTAAAAACTAAAGCCACAGAAATATTAGAAAGCTATAAGAGAAAAATGCTAAACATTAGTGACCAACTAAGACAAAACATAAGAAATGCTTACTTTCAAATAACAGGCAGAGACATTAAAAATATCTCTGGACAATTATTATACCAATTAAAACACAAGAACAGCATTACATCTCTTGTAAACAATACAAGCTATGAAAATGAGAAAGAAAAATTAGAATCACTCATTGGAAAAGAATACAGATTAAAAAAAATCTATTAA
- a CDS encoding flagellar motor switch protein FliG: protein MQDPRLFKYQSAKNLGVNSFTNAEKGSLHNDFSDSEIQGSLLKSWVDLIRRRKRESSGESNPSKRGIEKSGFIRKESKVSKIAKYFLAIGLERSAEIMAELDDADIIAITREITKVKYITPDDKKRIIKEFEELVRSEKKYLKIDDKFAYELLNKSLSKAKAREIYKKVTGVDLFLPFDYLSGIENEQLWALISKENIKTLLIVYYYLTKEQKKYVFSMLEKDIKKLFIKELAKPRQLNMDMVEIISDRLKSRFEMQGKLKTEKLDGSKILVDILSYMDSEDEKNLLSKIDLKSLDPIKDSEIKEKIFDINVILRITDNDMHNILRRFSDNDIAIIIKDKSNEVRDKILFNVSRRRKDIILEEESFLKKVKKRDIKAMTTSFVKYIKELTLNGKLTIYRKNEEFV from the coding sequence ATGCAGGATCCTAGGCTTTTTAAATATCAAAGTGCAAAAAATTTAGGAGTAAACTCTTTTACGAATGCTGAAAAAGGGAGTTTGCATAATGATTTTTCCGATTCTGAGATACAAGGTTCACTTCTTAAATCGTGGGTTGATCTTATTAGAAGAAGAAAGAGAGAGAGTTCTGGTGAATCAAATCCTTCTAAGAGAGGGATTGAAAAGTCAGGATTTATTCGTAAAGAGAGTAAGGTATCAAAAATAGCAAAGTACTTCTTAGCTATTGGTCTTGAAAGATCGGCAGAGATTATGGCTGAGCTTGATGATGCTGATATAATTGCAATTACTAGGGAAATTACGAAAGTTAAGTATATTACTCCTGATGATAAAAAACGCATTATTAAAGAATTTGAAGAGTTAGTAAGAAGTGAGAAAAAATATTTAAAAATTGATGATAAGTTTGCTTATGAGTTATTGAATAAATCTTTAAGTAAGGCAAAGGCGAGGGAGATTTATAAAAAAGTTACAGGAGTTGATTTGTTTTTGCCTTTTGATTACTTGTCTGGTATTGAGAATGAGCAACTTTGGGCATTAATTAGCAAAGAAAATATTAAAACACTATTGATAGTATATTATTATTTAACCAAAGAACAGAAAAAATATGTTTTTTCTATGTTGGAAAAGGATATTAAGAAACTGTTTATTAAGGAGCTTGCTAAGCCAAGGCAATTAAATATGGATATGGTTGAGATTATTTCTGATAGATTGAAGAGCAGATTTGAAATGCAGGGAAAGCTTAAGACAGAAAAATTGGATGGTTCTAAAATACTTGTTGATATTTTAAGCTACATGGATTCTGAGGATGAAAAAAATCTTTTGAGTAAGATTGATCTGAAATCTTTAGATCCTATTAAGGATAGTGAAATTAAAGAAAAAATATTTGACATTAATGTAATACTTAGGATTACAGATAATGATATGCATAATATTTTAAGAAGATTTTCAGATAACGATATCGCGATTATTATTAAAGATAAGAGTAATGAAGTTAGGGATAAAATTCTTTTCAACGTTTCAAGAAGGCGTAAGGATATTATCTTAGAAGAAGAGTCTTTTTTAAAGAAAGTCAAGAAGAGAGATATAAAGGCAATGACTACATCTTTTGTTAAGTATATTAAGGAATTAACTTTAAATGGTAAGTTGACAATATATAGAAAGAATGAGGAGTTTGTTTAG